TGATATGGTAATCTTTTTTTAATAACTCCACACTTTGAAAGTTCCCCGTCTAGCTCTTCTCCTACCGATGCTCCTGTTATTAAAGTTATCCCTATGTTTGCCCCAGTATTTTTTACTCGTTCTGCTAAAGCTAATGGTACTGCCTTTGGATAACCTGAAGGTGTAAAGCCACTAGTTGCTACTGTCATACCATCTTTGATAAACATTGCTGCTTCCTCAGCTGAAGTTATCTTTTTAAATAACTTATTGTTTCGTATCCTATCTTTTACCAATCTACTCACCTCTGTTTATAATCTTGCCTATTAGCAACTAATATTATTTTTCAGTTGTTTCAAATTCTTTCTTAATTTTACTTAATAATTGTTTATCCTGTATTATATCAATGGCTGTTAAAACTAAAGCTCCTATAGTTTTACACATATTTTCATATGCAAACTCAGTAATTGTTTCCATAGCAAACTCCCTTGTATGTGCTACTATTTCCTTTTCACTTATCTTAAAATATGGATGTATTGAAGGGCAAACGTGGCTTACATTTCCCATATCTAATGAACCATAGCTTTCCCTTGATTCGTATATCTTTTCTACTCCCATGTCTTTTAATCTTTTACTATATAATTCAGATAATGTTTGATTTGTAACTAGATTATCATATGATGCTTCATAGTTAGTAATTTCTAATTGTGTGCCTGCTGCTAGTGAAGCACCCTTTGCACAATTTATTACCCTTTCTCTTAATATCTTCAAATATTTCTTAGTTGTAGCCCTTACATAAAACTGAGCAATAGCTAAATCTGGAACAATATTAGCTGCCTTTCCTCCTTCTACTATTATTCCATGAATTCTAGCATCTGTTCTTATATGTTCTCTTAACGAATTTATGTTATTAAATGTATTAATAGCTGCATCAAGTGCATTGATACCTTTCTCAGGATAAGCAGCGGCATGGGATGATTTCCCTCTAAAAGTAAATTGTATAGCTTCCATTGCTAATGAACTTCCACTTTTATAATGTTCATCCCCTGGATGGACTAACATTGCAACATCAACATCATTAAATGCTCCTTTTTCTACCATTTGTACCTTCGCTCCACTAGTTTCTTCTGCAGGAGTACCAAAAACTATTATTTTACCTCCAAGCTCTGATATTAATTTACTTAAAACTATTCCTGCACCTGTACTTGTAGTGCCTAATAGATTATGTCCACACCCATGACCTATTTGTGGCAATGCATCATATTCTGCTAAATAAGCTATAGTAGGACCTGGCTTTAAACTATCAAATTCTCCTTTAAAAGCTGTTTTAATACCTAGATATTTTTCTTCTACTTTAAATCCATATTTCCTTAATAGTTCAATATGTGCTCTACTGGACTTCACCTCTTCATATCCTAATTCTGGATTATTATATATATACTCGCTTAATTCAATAAGCTCATCTTTCACTTCTTCTATCAAATATAATACTCTCTTTTTCATTCCCATTTCCCCCTTTACCATAGTTCGCTTCTTCTAATTACTCTTCCTAATCTGTTGTTTATAATCGTATTATCATTAACAGCTATTTTACCGTGTAAAATAACATGTTTTATGCCAATTGGTGGCTTAGTAGGTTCTTCAAAAGTAGCATCATCTATTATAGTTTCACGATCAAATATAACTAAATCAGCATCAGCACCTTCTTTTATATTCCCTTTATTTTTTAATCCCAATCTTTTAGCTGGCAGTAACGTCATTTTCCTTAGTGCATCAATTAATGATACATCATTTTTTTCACGAACATATCTCCCTAAAACCCTTGGAAATGTACCAGCTCCTCTTGGATGTCCTTGCCCCCTTCGATATAACCCATCACTTGCAACATAAACAAATGGTGCTTTAAGTGCTTCTATAACTTCCTCTTCTTCCATCACAAATGCAACAACTAACATTTCAGGGTATTCATTTCTTACTTTATAAAATAATTCTTTATTGCATCTTACCCCTTTATATGGTTCTTCAGTCAACATAATACTATCATAGGATTTGTTCCATAGTTCAAAACATCCCTCATCAAATACAGCAGAACCTATATACGTACTAAAGGCATTATATGGATAGCAATCTGCTGCTACATCTACTCCATTGTTTATAGCATCTTGTATGATTTCTAATGCTTCCTTCATCATACCAAAAGCTGTACAACTTCCTATATGAGAAATTTGCATTGGTTTCCTTGTTAGCTTTGATATCTCAATCATTTCTTTAATAGAATCTATGCCATATTTTGCATCCTTTCTATAATGGGCTGAAAGTATTATTTCTTCTTCCTTTACTCCTTCACATAGATTTACAATTTCTTCTATAGTAGTCCCTGGAGAATATTCTAAGCCAAATGAAATACCAATAGCCTCATTTTCTTTAATATCATGGATAAGTAATTTCTTCATATCTTCTATCTCTTGCTTTGTTGCTTCTCTATATCTATCTTCTATCCCAACTAACTTTCTTAAATAATTATGACCTATAAAGGATAAATAGTTTACTGGTGAACCATTTTTATCAATAAAATCAAAGAAATAATCTAATGACTGTCTATTATTTCCACAATTGCCTGCAACACAGGTGGTAACCCCCATTAGAAGCATCTTATTAGCTATATCATAGTCATCTCCGTCTGGTGAAGTCCCAATTACTTCTTCATGCATGTGTATATCTACAAATCCAGGTGAAACAATCATTCCATGTGCATCTATTTCGGTTTTACCCTTTCCTATTAAATTCCCTATATTAACAATCTTTCCATCCTTAATACCGATGTTGCAATCTTTTATCTGATTAACGTCAAAATCTATAATCTTGCCGTTAATGATTTTAATATCATACACATTATTTCCCCCTCGATATGGTTAACCCTCTTGTAAATAAACTTTATTAACATATTGAGAAGTCATAGCTTTAAGTATAGCTACATAATCAAGAATAAAAATTATTTTATCTCCTACATCATAGTTTGTATTACAATCTGTAATATCTAAAATTAAATGGTCACTACTTCCTCCTAAGATAATTATGTCTTTATCTTCTGATTTCATCCAGTTCAAATCAATATCTTGCTTTCCTATTGCACAAATTGCTCTTTTTCTTATTCCTCTGTCTTTAAAAACTGGTATATTACCAAAGGCATCATTTACTATCTTTCCTATTGGCTTTGAAGGTTTTTGCTTAATTTCAACTATTTCTGCTATTAATCTAAATGCATCCCTATGTGTTCCTTGTATTATACTATTAGTTACTTCAATTGTACCTAATATTAAAGAAGTTCCTAATCTTAATTGATTGATACCTTTTGGAATTTGTTGTCCCTTTTGTATAAGGTGTAGGCTACTTGAATTCCCACCTGACAATACATTTAATTTAATATTGTATATATCCTCTATTTTATTCTTTAAGCTAATTAGTTTTCCTAAATTATCCTCTGTTGGAATAACACCTCCAAAACAAGTAAGATTAGTTCCAAGTCCAAGTAGATTTATTCCTTTTAGTTTTATAATCTCTTTAACTATCTTAAATACATCATCTTCTTTAAAAATTCCTTCCCTTAAATCACCAACATCTATCATCAACACTACATTATGAACTTTCCCTTTTCTATCTGCGATCTCAGATATTTTCTTTATAGTTTTTAATTCTGAATTTAATGATATATCTGCATATTCCACAACCTCTTCAACTGCACTTATCATCGGAAGTCTAAGCAGCATTTTCTTAACATTAATATCTTTTATATTTATTAAATTCTCCAATCTTGAATCTGCAATAATTTCAACTCCACCATTCACCATAGCTTGAGCAATTTCAAATGAACCACAAGAAACTTTATTAACTCCTACTACTTCTATTCCATACTTCCTACATATACCTACTACAACCTTTGTATTGTGAGTAATTTTAGGTAAGGATATCTCTAATCTAGGATATTTCATAAACTCCACATCCTCAATTTTAAGTAATACAGACAGGGAGAAAAACCCTGACTATATTACTCTACTACTCCACAAAATTTCATTGCTATTCTTGAATACACATCTACCATATTTACTAAGTCATTTATAGGTACTCTTTCATCTTTAGTATGGGAATATGAGATATCTCCTGGACCACATACTACTGTAGGAATATTACCAAAACTAGATAATAATGCTGCATCTGTCCATCCTCTTCTTCGTGTAATGTCTGGTTCCCTGCCAATGACTTCTTTTAAAGCCTCTCTAGTACAACTAACTATTAATTCATTGGGCTCAGTCATTAAATACAAATGGTCTAGAGTTAACATATTATTCGGCATTCTTACTATTTCTGCATCAAATTCAGGATCTTCTGCTTTTAGTTTGTCTATTATTTGCTGGTATTCTCCTATAACTGATTCTACTGTTTCACCAGGTATATATCTTCTATCAATTTTTATGGAGCACCAGTCAGCAACTGTACTTGGCTGACTTCCTCCTTCAATTCTTCCAAAATTCATTACAGATGGTCCCATATATTCGTTATATCTTTTTTCAAGTTTTGGATATAGTTCTTCTTCTATTTTTGTTATTAATTTAGCTGCCTTAGAAATAGCATTAACTCCTAAATGGGGAATTCCACCATGAGCCGCTTTTCCCTTTATTTTTATTTCTAACCACTCAAGCCCTCTATGCCCTATTGCATATTCATAATTTGATGGTTCTCCTACAATAGCACCATGAGCTTTTATTTTAGATTTTACAATATGTTCTGTTCCTTCACTTTTTTCTTCTTCACCGATTACTCCTGTAAATATAATATTTCCTTTTAACTTTATACCGGATCTTTTTATAGCAAGCATTGTTATAAGCATACAAGCTAAAGCACCTTTCATGTCTACAGTACCCCTACCATATATGTATCCATCTTTTATTTCTGCAGCAAATGGGTCTATGGTCATTTTATAAGGTGGAACAGTATCTGTGTGTCCGTTAAACATCAAGGATTTCCCATTTCCAATCCCCTCTAAATATGCAAGTACATTTTTTCTTTCCCCATCAACAGGCTGAAGTTTTGATTTTAAACCATTTTCAATACAAAACCTATGAATATACTCAGCAACTTCCTTTTCTCTATTAGGTACATCTTTATGACTTGGGATTCTAACTAGCTCTTGAGTAAGCCTTATCAATTCTTCTTTGTCATAATATTCTTTTATATCAATCATTTGATTTACCTCGGTTTTGTCTTTAAAAAGGACCATAGTTTATAGCATTAGCTGTAATAAGGAATATAGCACCAATAACTAGCCAAATTAGCATAAGAGGCCATAAGAATTTAACCCATTTCTCGTATTTTATCTTAGCTATTGATAAAACTCCCATTAAAGCTGCTGAAGTCGGAATTATGGAGTTTGTAAACCCATCACCAAATTGATATGCTGTAACTGCAACTTGTCTATTTACCCCGATTACATCTGCTAATGGAGCCATTATAGGCATAGTTGCTGCAGCCTGACCACTACCTGAAGGAATAAAGAAGTTTATAACTACTTGGACTATATACATTCCTAAAACAGATATGGATTTAGGTAGATTTTGAATAGCTAAAGCTAATCCATTGATTATGGAATCGATAATAAGTCCATCCTTCATAACAACCAATATTCCTCTGGCTATCCCTACAACTAAAGCACCGAACACTATAGATTTAGCCCCTACAACAAATTCTTCAGC
This DNA window, taken from Caldisalinibacter kiritimatiensis, encodes the following:
- a CDS encoding M20 family metallopeptidase — protein: MKKRVLYLIEEVKDELIELSEYIYNNPELGYEEVKSSRAHIELLRKYGFKVEEKYLGIKTAFKGEFDSLKPGPTIAYLAEYDALPQIGHGCGHNLLGTTSTGAGIVLSKLISELGGKIIVFGTPAEETSGAKVQMVEKGAFNDVDVAMLVHPGDEHYKSGSSLAMEAIQFTFRGKSSHAAAYPEKGINALDAAINTFNNINSLREHIRTDARIHGIIVEGGKAANIVPDLAIAQFYVRATTKKYLKILRERVINCAKGASLAAGTQLEITNYEASYDNLVTNQTLSELYSKRLKDMGVEKIYESRESYGSLDMGNVSHVCPSIHPYFKISEKEIVAHTREFAMETITEFAYENMCKTIGALVLTAIDIIQDKQLLSKIKKEFETTEK
- a CDS encoding N-acyl-D-amino-acid deacylase family protein, producing MYDIKIINGKIIDFDVNQIKDCNIGIKDGKIVNIGNLIGKGKTEIDAHGMIVSPGFVDIHMHEEVIGTSPDGDDYDIANKMLLMGVTTCVAGNCGNNRQSLDYFFDFIDKNGSPVNYLSFIGHNYLRKLVGIEDRYREATKQEIEDMKKLLIHDIKENEAIGISFGLEYSPGTTIEEIVNLCEGVKEEEIILSAHYRKDAKYGIDSIKEMIEISKLTRKPMQISHIGSCTAFGMMKEALEIIQDAINNGVDVAADCYPYNAFSTYIGSAVFDEGCFELWNKSYDSIMLTEEPYKGVRCNKELFYKVRNEYPEMLVVAFVMEEEEVIEALKAPFVYVASDGLYRRGQGHPRGAGTFPRVLGRYVREKNDVSLIDALRKMTLLPAKRLGLKNKGNIKEGADADLVIFDRETIIDDATFEEPTKPPIGIKHVILHGKIAVNDNTIINNRLGRVIRRSELW
- the orr gene encoding ornithine racemase Orr — translated: MKYPRLEISLPKITHNTKVVVGICRKYGIEVVGVNKVSCGSFEIAQAMVNGGVEIIADSRLENLINIKDINVKKMLLRLPMISAVEEVVEYADISLNSELKTIKKISEIADRKGKVHNVVLMIDVGDLREGIFKEDDVFKIVKEIIKLKGINLLGLGTNLTCFGGVIPTEDNLGKLISLKNKIEDIYNIKLNVLSGGNSSSLHLIQKGQQIPKGINQLRLGTSLILGTIEVTNSIIQGTHRDAFRLIAEIVEIKQKPSKPIGKIVNDAFGNIPVFKDRGIRKRAICAIGKQDIDLNWMKSEDKDIIILGGSSDHLILDITDCNTNYDVGDKIIFILDYVAILKAMTSQYVNKVYLQEG
- a CDS encoding M20 family metallopeptidase; this encodes MIDIKEYYDKEELIRLTQELVRIPSHKDVPNREKEVAEYIHRFCIENGLKSKLQPVDGERKNVLAYLEGIGNGKSLMFNGHTDTVPPYKMTIDPFAAEIKDGYIYGRGTVDMKGALACMLITMLAIKRSGIKLKGNIIFTGVIGEEEKSEGTEHIVKSKIKAHGAIVGEPSNYEYAIGHRGLEWLEIKIKGKAAHGGIPHLGVNAISKAAKLITKIEEELYPKLEKRYNEYMGPSVMNFGRIEGGSQPSTVADWCSIKIDRRYIPGETVESVIGEYQQIIDKLKAEDPEFDAEIVRMPNNMLTLDHLYLMTEPNELIVSCTREALKEVIGREPDITRRRGWTDAALLSSFGNIPTVVCGPGDISYSHTKDERVPINDLVNMVDVYSRIAMKFCGVVE